Proteins co-encoded in one Bacillus sp. FSL H8-0547 genomic window:
- a CDS encoding lactate utilization protein C, producing the protein MKTGTIENRDSFLENVAAKLGRSRRSSGVTKPDWQTNPQWDVYRNSSKKELAGVLKKQCLLIHTQYMETDKEGLFEKVQHVINDYGAKSAVIPKDPRFEALGENYMALWKEKGTSVHEWNHELAEENITACERADIGIAFSDLTLAESGTVVQFSSRDKGRSIHLLPKTYLCIVPLSTLVPRLTQAAEHIRRHLKNGEHLASCADFITGPSNSADIELNLIVGVHGPIKASYIVVTDL; encoded by the coding sequence ATGAAAACAGGCACCATTGAAAACCGGGACTCTTTCCTTGAAAATGTTGCAGCAAAGCTTGGCCGAAGCAGAAGATCTTCTGGAGTGACGAAACCGGACTGGCAGACGAATCCCCAATGGGATGTATACAGAAACAGCAGTAAAAAAGAGCTTGCCGGCGTTCTGAAAAAACAATGTCTGCTTATTCATACGCAGTATATGGAAACGGACAAAGAAGGTCTTTTTGAAAAAGTGCAGCATGTGATAAATGACTACGGCGCAAAGTCAGCAGTCATTCCCAAGGATCCCCGCTTTGAAGCATTAGGCGAGAACTATATGGCTTTGTGGAAGGAGAAGGGGACCTCCGTTCATGAATGGAACCATGAACTTGCTGAGGAAAATATCACCGCGTGCGAACGGGCTGACATCGGAATTGCTTTCAGCGATCTTACGCTTGCTGAATCAGGAACGGTTGTCCAGTTCAGCAGCAGGGATAAAGGCAGATCGATCCATCTTCTTCCAAAGACCTATTTATGTATTGTGCCGCTGAGCACTCTTGTACCAAGGCTCACTCAAGCGGCTGAACATATACGCAGACACCTGAAAAACGGAGAACATCTAGCGTCATGCGCAGACTTTATTACCGGTCCGAGCAACAGTGCGGATATAGAGCTCAATTTGATTGTCGGTGTACATGGACCAATTAAAGCATCCTATATTGTCGTCACAGATCTGTAA
- a CDS encoding nucleotide sugar dehydrogenase, translating to MADKYKGKLAVIGLGFVGLPLSVTLAEKGFQVYGIDVDGRKIASLANKVSYIDDVSHERLKNAVENQNFIPTGDFDIMKSVQSIIVCVPTPLKDKNPDLKYVESAGKEIAKHLQKGQLVILESSTFPGTTKDVLLPMLERDDMKAGIDFYLANSPERIDPGNKQYAVTQIPKVVGGITPACQKAAYDLYSQVYDQVVLVSSAEAAELTKLLENTFRFINISFMNEMAVLCDDLGINIWEVIDAASTKPYGYTPFYPGPGIGGHCIPVDPLYLQWKLQQSQKSSGFISLSDHVNDKMVTYVAERTRKLLGEKTDPKILLYGVTYKKDVADIRDSTAVEVFETIAESETDVSYHDPFIPVMTIHGKEYKSIDLTEEVLKEADIVVILTDHTQIPLDLIAQHASIIFDTRNVTKNLPDADTLFRLGDGRKV from the coding sequence GTGGCAGATAAATACAAAGGTAAACTTGCAGTCATAGGTTTAGGTTTCGTTGGCCTGCCCCTATCTGTTACATTGGCGGAAAAAGGATTTCAAGTGTACGGAATTGATGTGGACGGAAGAAAAATTGCCTCTTTAGCAAATAAAGTCAGTTATATAGATGATGTGAGCCATGAGCGGCTGAAGAACGCAGTGGAAAATCAGAATTTCATTCCGACCGGCGATTTTGACATCATGAAAAGTGTACAATCGATAATTGTATGTGTGCCAACACCTTTAAAAGATAAGAACCCGGATTTGAAATACGTTGAGAGTGCTGGAAAAGAAATTGCCAAACATCTTCAAAAAGGGCAGCTGGTCATTTTAGAAAGCTCCACATTTCCAGGAACGACAAAGGACGTCCTGCTTCCAATGCTCGAACGGGACGATATGAAGGCGGGAATCGATTTTTATCTGGCAAATTCACCGGAGCGAATCGATCCAGGCAATAAGCAGTATGCCGTGACACAAATACCAAAAGTTGTGGGTGGCATTACACCTGCTTGCCAAAAAGCGGCCTACGATCTTTATTCGCAAGTATATGATCAGGTCGTGCTTGTGTCCTCTGCTGAAGCGGCAGAATTAACGAAACTGCTGGAAAACACCTTCCGTTTCATTAATATTTCATTTATGAATGAAATGGCGGTTTTATGTGATGATCTTGGCATCAATATTTGGGAAGTCATTGATGCGGCTTCTACAAAACCATACGGGTATACACCTTTTTATCCCGGACCGGGCATTGGGGGACACTGTATTCCGGTAGACCCGCTTTACCTGCAGTGGAAGCTTCAGCAGTCACAAAAAAGCAGCGGATTTATTTCACTGTCTGATCACGTGAATGACAAAATGGTGACGTATGTGGCGGAGCGCACAAGAAAGCTGCTCGGGGAAAAAACGGATCCGAAAATCCTTTTATACGGGGTAACGTACAAAAAAGACGTGGCGGACATAAGGGATTCTACTGCTGTTGAAGTGTTTGAAACAATAGCAGAGTCAGAAACCGATGTATCCTATCATGATCCTTTTATTCCGGTCATGACCATCCATGGAAAAGAGTACAAGAGCATCGATTTAACAGAAGAGGTTCTGAAGGAAGCGGACATTGTGGTTATTTTAACGGATCATACCCAGATCCCCCTTGACCTGATCGCACAGCACGCATCCATTATTTTTGATACGAGAAACGTGACCAAAAATCTGCCTGATGCAGACACATTGTTCCGTCTTGGAGACGGCAGGAAAGTCTGA
- a CDS encoding DegT/DnrJ/EryC1/StrS family aminotransferase, giving the protein MINLVDLQRQFQAIKEEVFKEIEKVYDSGQYILGPKVLELEMKIAAKIGVTDSIAVGNGTDALVMVLDALGIGAGDEVITSPFTFFASAEAISRVGATPVFADVDPKNFDLDPVKVEKAITEKTKAIIPVHIFGQPADMDEMNALAKKHKLTVIEDACQAFGASYKGKRAGSLADVACFSFFPTKNLGTIGDGGIITTSNAELAAKLRKLRMHGTSKKYYHDSIGYNSRLDEIHAAILLVVLERIDEWNGMRQGFADQYGRELASIKGLSCPAVSEDRTHIYHLYCLQSEKRDECLQLLQANSIASGVYYPQCLHLQDVYRSLGYRKGDFPAAEKLSDTLFAVPMHPFLFKKEQEKIIQTLKLAFGGDVK; this is encoded by the coding sequence ATGATCAATCTGGTAGATTTACAGAGACAATTTCAAGCGATAAAAGAAGAAGTGTTTAAGGAAATAGAAAAAGTGTATGATTCCGGACAGTATATTCTCGGCCCGAAAGTGCTTGAGCTGGAAATGAAAATTGCAGCGAAAATCGGAGTGACGGATAGCATCGCTGTCGGAAATGGAACAGATGCACTCGTCATGGTGCTTGATGCACTTGGCATCGGAGCGGGCGATGAAGTCATTACTTCTCCGTTTACGTTTTTCGCAAGTGCAGAAGCCATTTCAAGGGTCGGGGCAACTCCAGTATTTGCAGATGTCGATCCGAAGAATTTTGATCTTGATCCTGTAAAAGTGGAAAAAGCGATCACGGAAAAAACAAAAGCCATCATTCCCGTTCATATCTTCGGTCAGCCGGCTGATATGGATGAGATGAATGCTCTTGCCAAAAAACACAAACTTACGGTCATAGAAGATGCCTGCCAGGCTTTTGGCGCATCTTACAAGGGGAAAAGAGCCGGCAGTCTCGCAGATGTTGCCTGCTTCTCTTTTTTTCCTACAAAAAATTTAGGCACAATTGGCGACGGAGGCATCATCACAACCTCGAATGCTGAGCTTGCAGCGAAGTTAAGAAAGCTCAGAATGCACGGCACGTCGAAGAAGTATTATCACGATTCAATCGGATACAACAGCCGGCTTGATGAAATCCATGCGGCCATTCTGCTTGTAGTTCTTGAACGGATTGATGAGTGGAACGGCATGCGCCAGGGATTTGCCGATCAATACGGACGGGAACTTGCTTCCATAAAAGGACTTTCATGTCCAGCAGTATCCGAAGACAGAACTCATATTTACCATCTTTACTGCCTTCAATCTGAAAAAAGAGATGAATGTCTGCAGTTGCTTCAGGCAAACAGCATAGCATCTGGAGTCTATTATCCGCAGTGTCTTCATTTGCAGGACGTATATCGGTCTCTTGGCTACAGAAAAGGCGATTTCCCTGCAGCGGAGAAGCTGTCAGACACTTTGTTTGCGGTGCCGATGCATCCTTTCTTATTTAAAAAGGAGCAGGAAAAAATCATCCAAACCTTGAAATTGGCGTTCGGCGGGGATGTAAAATGA
- a CDS encoding Gfo/Idh/MocA family oxidoreductase → MTVRFGLIGCGFISKRHVKAIADCSQASLEAVSDLKEDRMAEAIADYKKAAGEDKDVVPYTDYMEMLSNQDIDVIVITVISSLHFKMAIEALNANKHVILEKPMALSIKEADGIIELSKMRQKRVMVCHQLRFLPLLSKMKEVIAAGKIGTPYYAIASIRINRSKEYYESAPWRGTWKHDGGMLLNQGIHLIDLMQWFLGNAEKVSGEILQKNMTKETEDAALGMVTFENGAKGVIEANVISQPANIGYALSVFGEKGTLSVEGPSLSRVSRWHAEGCELDIQELEAYSRTFDEQLAMYENLIDSIRHESSEPLISGDEGKKAMEIIFALYESALTGQPVYLPMNDFSTLSMLIEKRD, encoded by the coding sequence ATGACTGTTAGATTCGGACTGATTGGATGCGGATTTATTTCAAAACGCCATGTGAAAGCCATTGCAGATTGCTCTCAGGCTTCTCTAGAAGCCGTAAGTGATTTAAAAGAAGACCGGATGGCTGAAGCCATTGCAGACTACAAAAAAGCAGCAGGTGAAGATAAGGACGTTGTCCCGTATACAGACTATATGGAGATGCTTTCAAATCAGGACATTGATGTCATCGTCATTACAGTCATCTCAAGTCTTCATTTCAAAATGGCCATAGAGGCACTGAATGCAAATAAACACGTCATATTAGAAAAACCTATGGCATTATCTATAAAAGAAGCAGATGGGATCATTGAACTGAGCAAAATGAGGCAAAAACGGGTAATGGTTTGCCACCAGCTAAGGTTTCTGCCGCTGCTCTCAAAGATGAAGGAAGTTATTGCAGCGGGAAAAATCGGTACACCTTATTACGCGATTGCTTCAATCAGAATCAACCGGTCGAAAGAGTATTATGAGTCTGCACCTTGGAGAGGAACATGGAAGCATGACGGCGGAATGCTGCTTAATCAGGGAATTCACCTGATTGATCTCATGCAATGGTTTCTTGGAAATGCAGAAAAGGTCTCGGGAGAAATTCTTCAGAAGAATATGACGAAAGAAACAGAAGATGCCGCGCTTGGAATGGTTACGTTTGAAAACGGAGCTAAGGGAGTGATTGAGGCAAACGTGATCTCCCAGCCTGCAAATATCGGGTATGCCCTTTCAGTTTTCGGCGAAAAAGGAACGCTCTCGGTAGAAGGGCCTTCATTGAGCAGAGTCTCGAGGTGGCATGCAGAAGGATGTGAACTGGATATTCAGGAACTTGAAGCGTATTCCCGTACGTTTGATGAGCAGCTTGCCATGTATGAAAACCTGATTGATTCAATACGTCATGAATCCTCTGAACCGCTTATCTCGGGAGATGAGGGAAAGAAAGCGATGGAAATCATTTTTGCCCTTTACGAGTCAGCCCTAACCGGTCAGCCTGTCTATCTGCCAATGAACGATTTCTCCACTTTATCGATGTTAATAGAAAAGAGGGATTGA
- a CDS encoding NAD-dependent epimerase/dehydratase family protein, producing the protein MFGNVLVTGGAGFLGSQLVKTLLPTSDHLFIIDNLSTGTLEAIPETDKITFYKACITDEKVLDDILPKVDYIFHFACKNLVLSVDNIYSDFHTNVLGGFTLLRKAKELSPQLKRFVYASTASVYGNAEILPTPETYYNIKLPYSASKFTTEHYCDVYFNMYQLPVTTLRFSNVYGPGQLISNPYCGVIAKFFDAAGSNQPFEIFGDGKQTRDFTYVEDAMDAVILAAVSDVALGEKYNVGTGTETSILQLAASVKKAAANETLGNTFAPKRTVDVVQRRCIHTGKIERELGWKNRHSLLDGLTKTHQWLKGS; encoded by the coding sequence ATGTTCGGAAATGTCCTTGTCACAGGTGGAGCAGGCTTTCTCGGTTCGCAGCTTGTAAAAACACTGCTTCCAACTTCAGACCATCTTTTTATTATTGACAATCTGTCTACCGGTACGCTTGAAGCTATTCCTGAGACAGATAAAATCACGTTTTATAAAGCCTGTATAACAGATGAAAAAGTGCTGGATGACATCCTCCCGAAAGTCGATTATATCTTTCATTTCGCCTGCAAAAATCTTGTCCTGTCTGTAGACAACATTTATTCAGACTTTCACACGAACGTTCTTGGGGGATTCACGCTTTTAAGAAAGGCAAAGGAATTGTCTCCGCAGCTGAAGCGGTTTGTTTATGCCTCTACAGCTTCTGTATACGGCAATGCAGAGATCCTTCCTACACCTGAAACCTATTACAACATTAAGCTTCCTTATTCAGCCAGCAAATTTACAACCGAGCATTATTGCGACGTTTATTTTAATATGTACCAACTGCCTGTCACAACCCTTCGCTTTTCAAATGTTTACGGTCCGGGACAGCTGATATCGAATCCATATTGCGGTGTCATCGCCAAATTTTTCGATGCAGCGGGGAGCAATCAGCCTTTTGAGATCTTTGGGGACGGAAAGCAGACACGCGATTTTACGTATGTTGAGGATGCGATGGATGCGGTGATTCTTGCGGCCGTGTCGGATGTTGCCCTTGGTGAAAAATACAATGTCGGCACGGGTACAGAAACAAGCATTCTGCAGCTGGCAGCGAGTGTGAAAAAAGCAGCAGCAAACGAGACACTCGGCAATACGTTTGCGCCTAAGAGAACGGTCGATGTGGTGCAAAGAAGATGTATTCATACCGGGAAAATAGAAAGGGAGCTTGGATGGAAAAACCGGCATTCTCTTCTTGATGGGCTTACAAAAACGCATCAATGGCTGAAAGGATCGTGA
- a CDS encoding glycosyltransferase family 4 protein — MNIFHGTTEIAGQMGILSSALEKKGYKSLGYNTFHSYLGYKDYLVNTDEEFLKKNQDRLIEEHDLFHFHYNTTMCKQYSDLEKIFAKQKKMIMHHWGNDVRFHEQAKEKNPFAYTGDSPPNEVMHERLTKVSEFISEAIVQDYEVYEYVKDYYEKVHVLPIAIDLSQFTPSYPSKHKKVPLILHAPTNPDFKGTEHVEAAIEKLRGRYEFTYRRIEKMNHDEVISLYKEADIIVDQILCGSYGLLSVESMALGKPVVTFVRPDLVDTFPDTLPIVNANPETVYDAVERLLKHPELRETIGRQGRQYAEAYHCKHVVVDELISIYKNL; from the coding sequence ATGAACATTTTTCATGGAACGACTGAGATCGCCGGGCAAATGGGCATTTTAAGTTCTGCCCTTGAGAAAAAAGGCTATAAGTCCCTTGGCTACAACACCTTTCACTCGTATCTAGGGTATAAGGATTATTTGGTGAACACCGATGAAGAATTTCTGAAAAAGAATCAGGACCGGCTGATTGAGGAGCATGATCTCTTTCATTTTCATTACAATACCACGATGTGCAAACAATACAGTGACCTTGAAAAAATCTTTGCGAAGCAAAAGAAGATGATCATGCATCACTGGGGAAACGATGTGCGTTTTCATGAGCAGGCAAAAGAGAAAAATCCGTTTGCCTATACAGGTGACTCTCCGCCAAACGAGGTCATGCATGAACGTTTAACCAAAGTGTCTGAATTTATTTCAGAAGCGATTGTCCAGGATTATGAAGTTTATGAGTATGTAAAGGATTATTATGAAAAAGTGCATGTCCTGCCAATCGCGATTGATCTTTCCCAGTTCACGCCGTCATACCCGTCAAAGCATAAGAAAGTTCCGCTCATCCTTCACGCGCCAACAAATCCTGACTTTAAAGGGACAGAACATGTTGAAGCGGCTATTGAAAAGCTCAGGGGCCGCTATGAATTTACCTACAGGCGCATTGAAAAAATGAATCATGATGAAGTCATTTCCCTTTACAAAGAAGCAGATATTATTGTGGACCAAATTCTCTGCGGTTCATACGGCCTGTTAAGCGTTGAATCCATGGCGCTCGGCAAGCCGGTCGTGACGTTTGTCAGACCTGACCTTGTAGATACATTTCCTGACACGCTTCCTATCGTAAATGCTAATCCGGAAACCGTATACGATGCAGTAGAGCGTCTGCTTAAGCATCCCGAGCTGAGGGAGACCATCGGCAGACAGGGCAGGCAGTACGCAGAAGCCTACCACTGCAAGCATGTTGTTGTAGATGAACTGATAAGCATTTATAAAAATTTATAA
- a CDS encoding DUF4855 domain-containing protein, translating into MSGYLTASELSIHKSICMLPCGGISSHDRTDWTADELAFYQTNQENPATPQSLFKSFIFNPVSFRKDHFIHPMFTGFGEQADVADWTLAIEHFFKKDANLYALNQTALERTEVWAAVPYPAHHQKDFGSVNGKKLDFSSNDDRLLAVKWWIDQFLSRWEKEKASLSKLDFKGFLWQRGSIQENDEPVVTGFTSYTKEKNVYSFWLPFLGSYGAIKCREFGFDAACVHSNYYGNTHLDYNWIIHSTNFAQFYHTGLQIVYGKGVTFNDTHILDYLNWGTKALYMTNDAVIVYHFPKQTMKSIFTENRTTYGQIASFLNKTYKWTPYPGMPYK; encoded by the coding sequence TTGTCTGGATATTTAACGGCAAGTGAGCTTTCCATCCACAAATCGATTTGCATGCTTCCATGCGGGGGCATTTCAAGTCATGACAGAACAGACTGGACGGCCGATGAATTAGCATTTTATCAGACTAATCAGGAAAATCCTGCTACACCTCAATCTTTATTCAAAAGTTTTATCTTTAATCCTGTTTCTTTCAGAAAAGACCATTTTATTCACCCGATGTTCACCGGCTTCGGCGAGCAGGCGGATGTAGCGGACTGGACCCTTGCGATTGAGCACTTCTTTAAAAAAGATGCAAATCTTTATGCACTGAATCAGACAGCTCTTGAACGGACTGAAGTATGGGCAGCCGTTCCATACCCTGCTCACCATCAGAAAGATTTCGGTTCAGTTAATGGAAAGAAACTGGATTTCTCTTCAAATGATGACCGCCTGCTGGCTGTTAAATGGTGGATCGATCAGTTCCTTTCAAGATGGGAAAAAGAAAAAGCCAGTTTGTCAAAGCTTGATTTTAAAGGGTTTTTGTGGCAGCGCGGCTCGATTCAGGAGAATGATGAGCCTGTTGTAACCGGCTTTACCAGCTATACGAAGGAAAAGAACGTTTACTCTTTTTGGCTGCCGTTCTTAGGATCCTACGGTGCCATCAAATGCAGGGAGTTTGGGTTCGATGCGGCTTGTGTCCACTCCAATTATTACGGAAATACTCATCTTGATTACAATTGGATTATTCACTCTACTAATTTTGCGCAGTTCTACCACACCGGTCTTCAAATTGTATACGGCAAAGGTGTCACCTTTAACGACACCCACATTCTGGACTATTTGAACTGGGGAACAAAAGCTCTGTATATGACAAACGACGCAGTGATCGTCTATCATTTTCCTAAACAGACTATGAAAAGTATTTTCACAGAAAACCGTACCACATACGGGCAAATCGCCTCATTTTTAAACAAAACATACAAATGGACTCCTTATCCAGGTATGCCATACAAATAA
- a CDS encoding glycosyltransferase family 1 protein, whose amino-acid sequence MLDKNIKIMHAPVEIAGQVGLISSQLRKYGYQSGAYNFFISYLDYKQTFNTDAFELMEIFENSFDHYDIYHLHNGYSFMDSYKDLELLKQAGKKIIMHHRGNDVRAPKLARKGANYENPYVNTEASHDAEKIHNSLQLFAEVADAAIVQDHELYEYVKEYYHARKKKVYILPRLIETDKYIPVYPAKTKKPLIVHAPTLPKFKGTEQIEQTIEKLKAKFSFEYIRVEKMSHEEAVAVYKRADIVIDQILCGAYGNLSVEAMALGKPVVCYIRPDIKENLPQSLPIVSANPDTLYQELKGLLKNTDRFKELGMAGRKYVERYHEASVVMPFLLDIYKEVSS is encoded by the coding sequence ATGCTTGATAAAAACATTAAAATTATGCATGCTCCTGTAGAGATTGCGGGGCAAGTAGGCCTGATCAGCTCCCAGCTCAGAAAATACGGGTATCAATCCGGAGCGTATAATTTCTTTATCAGTTACCTGGATTACAAGCAAACGTTTAATACTGACGCTTTTGAGTTAATGGAGATCTTTGAAAATTCATTTGATCATTATGACATTTACCATCTTCACAACGGCTATTCGTTTATGGACAGCTACAAGGATCTTGAACTATTAAAACAGGCAGGGAAAAAAATCATTATGCATCACAGGGGAAATGATGTGAGAGCTCCTAAACTTGCGAGAAAGGGAGCTAACTACGAAAACCCTTATGTGAATACAGAAGCGTCCCATGATGCCGAAAAAATTCATAACAGCCTGCAGCTGTTTGCAGAAGTGGCGGACGCTGCGATTGTCCAGGATCATGAATTATACGAGTATGTGAAAGAGTACTATCATGCCAGAAAAAAGAAAGTCTATATTCTCCCAAGACTGATTGAAACAGATAAGTATATTCCTGTGTATCCAGCTAAAACGAAAAAACCGCTGATTGTTCATGCACCGACTCTTCCAAAGTTCAAAGGGACGGAGCAGATTGAGCAGACGATTGAAAAGCTGAAGGCGAAATTTTCCTTTGAATATATCCGTGTAGAAAAAATGAGCCATGAAGAAGCGGTTGCCGTTTATAAGCGTGCGGACATTGTCATCGATCAAATTCTGTGCGGGGCATATGGAAATCTGAGTGTGGAAGCCATGGCGCTCGGCAAGCCGGTTGTCTGCTACATCCGCCCGGATATTAAGGAAAACCTTCCTCAAAGTCTGCCGATTGTTTCAGCAAATCCCGATACGCTATATCAGGAACTTAAAGGTCTTCTTAAAAACACTGATCGATTTAAAGAACTTGGCATGGCGGGCAGGAAATATGTAGAAAGGTATCATGAAGCTTCTGTAGTCATGCCGTTTCTGCTGGATATTTATAAGGAAGTTTCCTCGTAA
- a CDS encoding DapH/DapD/GlmU-related protein, which translates to MIHPSAKIGNNVVLGEHVVIEENVEIGNDAEIGHHVIIKKDTKIGNRVQIGDLSVLGKTTSKNKKMARKPGAALTPLVIEDDVRIGCSTVLYRNLLLKQGAFVGDLSSIREKVEVGEDSIIGRNVIVETNTLIGNRVTVQTGCYVTADMIIEDNVFLGPCVSTSNDKYMGAGNYPYQGPIIKRGAKIGNNATLLPGITIHEDAVVGAGAVVTKDVAANKTSVGNPARVIK; encoded by the coding sequence ATGATTCATCCTTCAGCAAAAATCGGAAACAATGTCGTCCTCGGTGAGCATGTTGTCATTGAAGAAAATGTTGAAATTGGCAATGACGCCGAAATCGGCCATCATGTTATCATCAAAAAAGACACTAAGATTGGAAACAGGGTGCAAATCGGCGACTTGTCCGTTCTTGGGAAAACAACATCCAAAAACAAAAAAATGGCGCGCAAGCCCGGAGCAGCTCTTACTCCGCTTGTCATTGAAGATGACGTGCGCATCGGCTGCAGCACGGTGCTGTACAGGAACCTGCTGCTGAAGCAAGGGGCTTTTGTCGGTGATCTCTCAAGCATCCGTGAAAAAGTGGAGGTAGGAGAGGATTCAATCATCGGCAGGAATGTCATCGTAGAGACAAATACGCTGATTGGAAACAGAGTCACTGTCCAGACCGGCTGCTATGTAACCGCTGATATGATTATTGAGGATAACGTTTTTCTTGGGCCATGTGTATCAACCTCCAATGATAAATACATGGGCGCCGGAAACTATCCTTATCAGGGGCCAATTATTAAAAGGGGTGCAAAGATCGGCAATAATGCAACACTGCTTCCGGGGATTACGATTCATGAAGATGCCGTTGTTGGGGCAGGAGCTGTCGTAACCAAGGATGTGGCCGCGAATAAGACATCGGTTGGAAACCCTGCAAGAGTCATTAAATAA
- a CDS encoding glycosyltransferase, with amino-acid sequence MKNLQDDILHILNLPSLNEAILENKMKNTKSREYMLNAAVSSGNAQYPQAWLWLFRGREECPEESMFSKLIQQHFQTDKSSLHVLHGSIEIANQMNTLSKGLRKMGIVSDSLNYYPYYLNFQNDYTWDLRNQRSTTELNIKLRKLAEEMIMKYDLFHFHFGTTMTFDYSDFQLLNDAKKPMVMHHWGSDVRMHSIALKSNPYALVKTNNERAIQQKLQTLSGHIKHCIIPDYELYPYVKDYYEHVHIVPSAIDLTTYQPAAANNKNDMPLFVHAPTSPYIKGTAHILKAIDKLKETYSFQFRLVQGMSHKEAKKIYEKADVIIDQLHIGSYGLFSVESMALGKPVVCYISDEMQHHYPKGLPIITANPDTIGSVLENLLQNRDGFPETGRKSRIYAEKHHDSSAVCPLIQNIYQSAQNNPC; translated from the coding sequence ATGAAAAATCTTCAGGATGATATCTTACACATTCTTAATCTTCCGTCCTTAAATGAGGCTATTTTGGAAAACAAAATGAAAAATACGAAAAGCAGGGAATATATGCTGAACGCTGCTGTGTCATCGGGTAATGCCCAGTACCCACAAGCGTGGCTCTGGCTCTTTAGAGGAAGAGAAGAATGTCCGGAAGAAAGCATGTTTTCAAAGCTGATCCAACAGCATTTTCAAACGGATAAATCCTCCTTACATGTTCTGCATGGATCCATTGAAATCGCCAATCAGATGAATACCTTGTCAAAAGGATTAAGAAAAATGGGGATAGTAAGTGATTCGCTGAACTACTATCCGTACTACTTGAATTTTCAAAATGACTACACATGGGACTTAAGAAATCAGCGCAGCACCACTGAACTTAATATTAAACTCAGAAAGCTTGCTGAAGAAATGATCATGAAGTATGATTTGTTCCATTTTCATTTCGGAACAACCATGACCTTTGATTATTCTGACTTCCAGTTGCTGAATGATGCAAAAAAGCCAATGGTCATGCACCATTGGGGGAGTGATGTAAGAATGCACTCGATCGCTTTAAAATCAAATCCTTATGCTCTCGTTAAAACAAATAATGAGCGGGCTATTCAGCAAAAACTGCAGACGCTCTCCGGTCACATTAAGCACTGCATCATTCCTGATTATGAGCTATATCCGTATGTAAAAGACTACTATGAACATGTCCATATTGTTCCATCAGCCATAGACCTGACAACTTATCAGCCTGCCGCGGCAAACAACAAAAATGATATGCCGCTTTTTGTTCATGCTCCGACTTCTCCTTATATTAAAGGAACCGCCCACATCCTCAAGGCAATTGATAAGCTGAAAGAAACATACAGCTTTCAGTTTCGGCTTGTGCAGGGTATGAGCCACAAAGAAGCTAAAAAGATCTACGAAAAAGCAGATGTCATTATTGATCAGCTCCATATCGGCAGCTACGGTCTATTCAGCGTCGAATCTATGGCACTTGGCAAGCCGGTCGTCTGCTATATTTCAGATGAAATGCAGCATCACTATCCAAAAGGCCTGCCAATTATTACTGCAAATCCGGATACAATAGGCTCTGTGCTGGAAAACCTGCTGCAAAACCGGGATGGTTTTCCCGAGACAGGCAGAAAAAGCAGGATATATGCAGAAAAGCATCATGACTCATCCGCCGTTTGCCCGCTCATTCAAAACATCTATCAATCTGCACAAAATAACCCCTGCTGA